In Labeo rohita strain BAU-BD-2019 chromosome 16, IGBB_LRoh.1.0, whole genome shotgun sequence, one DNA window encodes the following:
- the echdc1 gene encoding ethylmalonyl-CoA decarboxylase isoform X1 gives MSVCGAAGCRLIQSRSAVRRILQQNRTVCSKTTVSAESIREKLQVFTGGSVELQKQQQSGIAVLTVNNPARMNAFSGSMMLELEQRVCELETWTEGKAVIVHGAAGAFCSGSDLNAVRAIANPHDGMKMCEFMQNTLTRLLRLPLISVALVEGRALGGGAELTTACDFRLMTSDGVIQFVHKHMGLVPGWGGAARLVRIVGSQNALKLLSGAKKVDPDFGKQIGLVDEVLHCSSGEGNALAHAEQWLSQFIKGPAPVIQAVKKVVISGRELSLDEALQTERSVFGTVWGGPANLEALALKPKHK, from the exons atgagtGTGTGCGGAGCTGCTGGGTGCCGGCTGATCCAGAGCCGCAGTGCCGTGAGGAGAATCCTTCAGCAAAACCGAACCGTCTGCAGCAAAACGACCGTATCTGCTGAAAGCATCAGGGAAAAGCTGCAGGTTTTCACAGGAGGATCTGTGGAGCTCCAGAAGCAGCAGCAGTCTGGCATTGCGGTGCTCACCGTCAACAATCCAGCGCGCATGAACGCCTTCTCAG gcAGCATGATGCTTGAACTGGAGCAACGGGTGTGTGAACTCGAGACTTGGACAGAAGGGAAAGCTGTGATTGTGCACGGAGCTGCTGGAGCCTTCTGCTCCGGATCTGATCTCAATGCAGTCAGAGCCATAGCAAACCCACAT GATGGCATGAAGATGTGTGAGTTCATGCAGAACACTCTCACAAGACTCCTCAG GCTGCCGCTCATCTCAGTGGCACTGGTGGAGGGAAGAGCTCTGGGTGGAGGAGCAGAACTCACCACTGCCTGTGACTTCAG GTTGATGACGTCTGATGGTGTTATCCAGTTTGTTCATAAGCACATGGGTTTGGTACCTGGATGGGGAGGAGCTGCAAGACTAGTTCGTATTGTTGGCAGCCAGAATGCCTTAAAACTACTGAGTGGGGCTAAAAAGGTCGATCCAGACTTTGGAAAACAGATAGGACTGGTTGATGAAGTGCTCCATTGCTCTTCTGGTGAGGGAAATGCACTGGCTCACGCCGAGCAGTGGCTGAGTCAGTTCATTAAGGGCCCGGCCCCAGTGATCCAGGCAGTCAAAAAGGTTGTGATCTCAGGAAGAGAGCTTTCATTGGACGAAGCCCTTCAAACTGAGAGAAGTGTGTTTGGGACAGTATGGGGCGGTCCGGCCAATCTCGAGGCTCTAGCTTTAAAACCGAAACATAAGTga
- the echdc1 gene encoding ethylmalonyl-CoA decarboxylase isoform X2, with translation MSVCGAAGCRLIQSRSAVRRILQQNRTVCSKTTVSAESIREKLQVFTGGSVELQKQQQSGIAVLTVNNPARMNAFSGSMMLELEQRVCELETWTEGKAVIVHGAAGAFCSGSDLNAVRAIANPHDGMKMCRLPLISVALVEGRALGGGAELTTACDFRLMTSDGVIQFVHKHMGLVPGWGGAARLVRIVGSQNALKLLSGAKKVDPDFGKQIGLVDEVLHCSSGEGNALAHAEQWLSQFIKGPAPVIQAVKKVVISGRELSLDEALQTERSVFGTVWGGPANLEALALKPKHK, from the exons atgagtGTGTGCGGAGCTGCTGGGTGCCGGCTGATCCAGAGCCGCAGTGCCGTGAGGAGAATCCTTCAGCAAAACCGAACCGTCTGCAGCAAAACGACCGTATCTGCTGAAAGCATCAGGGAAAAGCTGCAGGTTTTCACAGGAGGATCTGTGGAGCTCCAGAAGCAGCAGCAGTCTGGCATTGCGGTGCTCACCGTCAACAATCCAGCGCGCATGAACGCCTTCTCAG gcAGCATGATGCTTGAACTGGAGCAACGGGTGTGTGAACTCGAGACTTGGACAGAAGGGAAAGCTGTGATTGTGCACGGAGCTGCTGGAGCCTTCTGCTCCGGATCTGATCTCAATGCAGTCAGAGCCATAGCAAACCCACAT GATGGCATGAAGATGT GTAGGCTGCCGCTCATCTCAGTGGCACTGGTGGAGGGAAGAGCTCTGGGTGGAGGAGCAGAACTCACCACTGCCTGTGACTTCAG GTTGATGACGTCTGATGGTGTTATCCAGTTTGTTCATAAGCACATGGGTTTGGTACCTGGATGGGGAGGAGCTGCAAGACTAGTTCGTATTGTTGGCAGCCAGAATGCCTTAAAACTACTGAGTGGGGCTAAAAAGGTCGATCCAGACTTTGGAAAACAGATAGGACTGGTTGATGAAGTGCTCCATTGCTCTTCTGGTGAGGGAAATGCACTGGCTCACGCCGAGCAGTGGCTGAGTCAGTTCATTAAGGGCCCGGCCCCAGTGATCCAGGCAGTCAAAAAGGTTGTGATCTCAGGAAGAGAGCTTTCATTGGACGAAGCCCTTCAAACTGAGAGAAGTGTGTTTGGGACAGTATGGGGCGGTCCGGCCAATCTCGAGGCTCTAGCTTTAAAACCGAAACATAAGTga